In Halothermothrix orenii H 168, the sequence GGTATCTTTGGGGAAACAGCTTCCTCCATATCCGGGCCCGGCGTGAAGGAATTTATCCCCGATACGGCCGTCCATACCCATGGCTTTAGCCACCACCTGAACATCGGCATTGACCTTTTCACATAGAACCGAGATCTCGTTAATAAAGGAAATCTTGGTGGCCAGAAAGGCATTTGAGGCATATTTTATCATTTCAGCTGTCTCCAGGTTGGTAAAGACAAAGGGAGTATCATTTAAGTATAAAGCACGGTATACTTCTTTTAATATATCACGGGCCTTTTCACTCTCGGTCCCGATAACCACCCTGTCGGGGTGGGTAAAATCATAAACAGCCTTACCCTCCCTTAAAAATTCGGGATTGCTGACAACATCAAACTTATAGTCCACCCCGCGTTTGTCCAGCTCCTCCTGGATAACGGCCGCTACCTTCCGTCCAGTACCGATGGGCACAGTAGACTTGTCCACTATGACTTTATAGCCATTCATATATTTACCGATATCCCGGGCTACCGAAAGAACATACTGCAGGTCAGCACTCCCATCATCCTTTGGAGGAGTACCTACCGCAATAAAGACAACCCCTGAATTCTCGATGGCCTCTTTTACATCTGTGGTAAAGGATATCCTGCCTGATTCAAAGTTTCTCTGTAGATATTCTGAAAGTCCAGGCTCATAAATGGGAACTTCACCATTATTAAGTTTGTTAATCTTTTCTTCATCAATGTCAACATTGATAACAGTATTACCGAAGTCAGCCAGACAGACTCCACTGACCAGGCCTACATAACCTGTTCCGATGACACTTATTTTATTTTCGTACATCTTAACCCCTCCAGTACCTTGTTAAATTATTCACTTATATGTTTATGATAATATATTTAGAGCACTTTAGCAAATAAACATATACTATGATTAATAAAAGTAAAATTTTATAAGCTTTCTTCCAGGGTAGTCGCTACCTCATCTAAACCAAGTTGACGGGCATAATACGATATTGTCCTGGTTAACCCTGACTTTAAGTCATACCGTGGAGCCCAGTCTAAAACCTCTTTAGCCCGGGAGTTATCAAGGTAACTATGGCGAATATCCCCTGGCCTTTCCCGATTAAATATGGGTTCTATATCCATTTTCAGGATATCTTTCATAGTTTTAAATAATTCAATGACACTGGTCTGAGTCCTGGTACTAATATTAACTATTTGATTATCACCTCTATTAAGAGCTTTAAGATTGGCTGCAACGATATCTTCGACATAAATAAAATCACGTGTCTGTTTCCCATCTCCATAAATTGCTGGCTGTTCACCGTTCACCATTTTATCAGTAAATATAGAGACTACCCCACCCTCTCCTTTTGGATCCTGGCGGGGACCGTAAACATTGGCATACCTTAAAATGGTATATTTTAAATCATATAATTCTCCATACATCTTTATGTAATGCTCCGGGGTATGTTTACTAATACCATAGGGAGACATGGCTTTTATAGGATGGCTTTCATCAATGGGTAAATAATCGGGTTCTCCATAGACCGCAGCTGAAGAAGCATATATTATCTTTTCTACATTATTTTTACGGCAGGCCTCGAGTAAATTAATGGTACCTTTTATATTATTATCAGCATCAAAAATGGGATCTTTAACAGAACGCTGGACATCTATCTGGGCTGCATGATGAATTACGTGGGTTATTTTTTCTTTTTTTATAATATCTTCTATATCTGATGATATTATATCTACTTTATAAAATTTAGCTGTAGAATTAAGGTTTGTCTTATAGCCCGTAGAAAGGTTGTCCACAACAACCACATCATGTCCTATATTTATTAACTTATCTACTATATTTGAGCCGATAAAACCTGCTCCACCGGTTGCTAAAATAATCATTATTAACAGTCTCCTATTTTATTTAGTATTAGTTACAAAGGATTTTTTAATAAATTTTCATTTTAAATATTTACTTAATCCATTAATAAAATAGTTAATAAAATAATATAACGATTTAACAATAGATAAATTTTCTATCTGACGGTATATTTTCCATTGATATTTTGCAGAAACAACTTTATTACTAGACAACGAATTTTTATTTGTTCTGTAATAGGCCAAGACTTCATTTACTCCATAAGCCGTTATCCCTTTTTTTAAAATCTTTAACCAAAGTGCATAATCTTGTCTTCTATCAATAACTGGCATATATACTTTTCCAACATATTTGGTATCATACATCGCAGTTAAACAACCAATAGAATTGGTTTTCAGTAGTTGATTATAATTAATTTTTTTGGGAGGTCTTATAATACCCCTTAAATTTCCAAACTCATCTATTTTTCTGTAAGCTGTATATGATAAAACAACATTATTGTTTTTCATAAATTCAACCTGCTTTTTTAATTTATCTTTATGCCAGAGGTCATCACTGTCCAAAAAGGCAATGTATCTGCCTTTGCTTATCTTAATTCCCTTGTTTCTAGCTACAGCAGCTCCACTATTTTTTTTCAATTTAATTAATTTAATCCTACTATTTTTCTTTAAATATTCCTTAACTATATCTGGACCTGAATCAGTTGAACAATCATCCACTACTATCATTTCCCAATTTGCATATGTTTGGTTTAAAACACTTTTTATAGTCTTTTCAATAAACTGTTCTGAATTATAAAGTGGAGTAATTACTGAAACTAATTCAGATCTCATTTAAATTCCTCCATAGATAAGTTTAAGTATATTGAGTTATAATAAATCTAACACTTGATTAATTATATTATTCCAATCATGCTTTTCCGCCCATCTTATACAATCTTCTTGGTAATTCTTTTTGTTATAATATTCTTCATAAAACTTTATAATTCCCTCAGATATACTTTTAGGATCGCCACCATCAACTATCAACCCGGTCTTACCATGGTTTACTGCATCCAAAATCCCTCCTGAATTACCTGCTATCACAAACTTACCATACATATTAGCTTCTAAATATACTATTCCAAAACCTTCTACACTTCCATCTTTTTTAACCTCATAGCTCGGCATAACAAACAAATCACACTTTTTATACATTTCATCTTTTTGTTCTTCTGAAATAAAACCTAAAAATGTAACATAGTTTTCAATATTCAATTCACTAACAATTTGTTTTAGTATTTTATTATATGGACCTTTCCCCCCGATATAATAATGGATATCTGGATATCTAGATATTATTTCAGGCATAGCTCTGAGAGTATTATCAATACCCTTTCTTTGCTCTAATCGTGATAACGTAAACAATATTTTCCTATTTTTGACTTTGTTTTTATTATCAATCTTTATATTTTTATAATCAATTCCAGGGTGAATTACTTTTATGTTAAATTCACCATATGTATTGCATAATTTTTTTGTAAATTTACTATTAGCAATTATTTTATTCGCATTCTTTAAGACTCTTTTTATCACAAATTTTTCAACAAAATTTTTATTGTCAGGGTAAATATCATTTCCATGTACATAAACTATATAAGGAATATTATATAATATCTTTAATAAATAAGTTATTATTCCTAGTTTCCAAGTTAAAGCAATATTAATGTAACTTTTGTTTTTCTTAAAGTCGTAATATGACTTCTTAAATAAGTCATAACCTATTTTAATTTGTGAATTATTATATTTTGAGTAATAAACACCTTTGATTTTTTCATCATTTATATTCCCTGAATATGCAGAAACTTTAACATATTCTTTTAAATACTTAAATAGATTGAAAGATAAATTTTGAATTCCACCCATTGTTTTTGATAAATAAGGAGTAAATATTGTTATTTTTTTATCCATATCTACAACACCTCATAGGTAGACAAATAAAATCTATATTAAAATAAAAAAACCGTATCAATATTTAATATAACCTTTACCCTTATATAGAATAAAAAATTATATTTTCCACGCACAAATATAACCTTTTATTTATTAGTGTGTGTAGTAGTGTGTGTAGCTATTTTTATTTTCTAACATCAAATTGCATAGAATTTATTTGTGATAATATTATGGCATTAATACATATATCATTGTACATCAAAATGTACCAACTCCCATAGCTAAAGTAGCCCAGTCAATTTTTTCCGAAAATATTGACAGCCAACAAAGTTATAAATTTGTATACTCAAATTTAAGTTTATATCAATCAGATTAATCCTATTAACTGAAGTACCCAAGGCTGTTTTTAAAGGATTTTGAGCTGGATTTTTTTGTTCACCTATAATCTTTTTCGTTTTTTCGTTCTGTTTTTTAGTTAAGCATCTTTGTTGGCTTAGTTTATTATTGAAAAAACCATTAAATTGTCTGTTAAAAAATTTCCCAAAATTATTACGACTTGATACCCATACTCATCAGCTAACTTCAGATGGTTTACAGCCTTTGAATATTTTCATTTCATCCTTTGTTTTATCCTTTTTTTATAAATTAAATTTACAATTTGCTTAAAAATCATAGGTATTTTACACTTTAGAGGTTCCTTTAAGGCTAAGAATATTTCATCAAACTTCCTATAATCAAATATAAATAAATTTGAAATATAAATGACTCTATACCTGTAATAAACACTCCAATAATAAGGAAAGTTGACAAAAAAAGTAGCACACTATTCAAAAAATCATAATTCACTTCACTACTAAATTGCATCATCATAAGGGCTTTTCTCATACACATTATAATAATTGAAATAAATAATATTAATCCCACAATTCCACTATTTATTAAAAGAAACAAATAAAGATTATCGACAGGATCATATGGAACACTGGGATTTCCTTGAATAAATTTAAAAATGTGCTGCCCCCCACCTAGATAACCCCATCCTTTCCCAATAAAAATATGAACAATTCCTTTACTCTTTACCCATGATGTCATTAGCGTCTTCCACTTATTAATCCTAACAAAAAAAGTATTAGTATACAAATATGTTCTTAACACTCCAATATTACTACTAAGTAAATTATTTTCAATATAAGGTACTATTATATTTAATGCAAATACAATAACCAAAGGAATAATTAAAGAAAGTTTTAGAAAAATATTATATTTTTTTCTTTTAAGTAATAAACAATAAAACAACATAACTACTAAAGCCAATATACTAGTTCTAGAAGTAGATATTAATATGCCTATAATTGACATAATAGAAACTATGTTGGGCATAAAACCTTTTTTTAATATGTTAAAACTTAATAATATAAGGCAAAACATACCGAAAGTTACAGGTTGTCTGAAAATAGAAGAAGCTCGAATATTACCAGAACGGATTAAATTTGTTTTCATTCCATCTGCCACAAAATTTATACTGGAAATAAATTCTGTGCCTAAAAAAAACTGTAATAAAGCAAAACCAATAATAAAAAGAGCTAAAAATGAAAGAATATTAATAATTTTATTAATAAATTTTTGCCAATTAATATCATGTATAATTACTATAAATATTATTAACCCATAAAAAAAAGTTACTTTTACTCCCCATAACCACTGTATTATTACAATATTTTTATTTACAATTCCAAAATATAGATTTAAGATTAGATTAAATACAAGTAAATAAATTATAATTATAATTTTTCCCCCAAAATTAGTAATATGTATTTTTTTCTTTTTGATTAAATATAAAATAGATAGAGCTAAGATAAAAATAAACAATACTTCTTTCCACACATTTAATATAGGTTTATTAAGAGTATTATGATTTATAACTTTTATAACACCATGAAATGGAGCTAACAAAAAAAATAGTAATAATAACTTTAAACTAATATTTGCCATTTTAAATCTCATGTTTTTTTCACCCTAAATTTTTTCCAACTTTTTATAATGAATTGTATTTTATTAACTTCAAATAATTTTGAATAACTTTATCAATATTATAAGTATCACTAACCCGTCGAAAACCTTCATTCCCTATCTTTTTTCTTTTCTTCTTGCTTTTATATAATTCTAAAATTGCATTTTTCATTTCTACTATTAAATTTTCTTCATTAACTTTAAGACCAGTTTTTCCATCTTCAACAATATAACTTGGTCCTCCACAATTTGTAGTAATTACAGGTTTTTTAACACTCCACGCTTCAATAATAGTTCTGCCAAAAGATTCTGGTCCTCCATATTTTGTAATAGAACTTGAAATAATAACATCACAATTGTAAAAAAATTCTAATGGATCTTCTATCCATCCAATAAAACTTACTTTATCTTCTATACCAAGTTTTTTAATTAATTCTTTTAATTCCAGATAATAATTATACTGTTCAGTGCTTTCTTGTGCTGAACCAGCAATTAATAATTTAGCATTAAAATTGTTTATATTTTTATTAGCTAAATTGAAAGCTTTTATTAATTTATCCAACCCCTTCCACCTAGCAAATCTTGCTGCAACACCATAAATTATCTCATTATTTTTAGCATATTTATGTCGATAAATTAATCTATATTGTGAATTAATAATATCATTTACTATTATTCCATTAGGAATAACTTCATACTTGTTTCCACCCTTATAAAAATTCTTTAAATGTTCAGATACACAAACTATATTTTTCACAAAAGGTTCCAATAATGTTTTGGCAATTTTTTTAAAACGATAATCACGTAATATCAAAATAAAAGGAATATTAGTTAAAAAACAAGATAAAAAGCTTATCATATGACTTATATCTGTATTACTAAAAACAATATGTGGTTTATATTGTAATATTTCAATAAAAACTAGTAAGTTACCATACAATAGTTTACTTATACCTACTATATTTTTATTTAACTTTCCCAAACTAATTACTTTAAATTTAATATTTTCTTTATTTAGTATATTTTTCATTTTACTGTTTTCAACTAAAAATAAAACTTCATATTCTTCTTTTTCACTAATTTTTTTAAATATATCCACTATGGACTTTTCAGCCCCTCCAAATTGAGTTTCTACATTTATTATTAAAATTCTTTTAATAGAAATCCCCCCAAAAAAACTAAAGTATTTTTTTATAAACATCAAGAGTATCTTTGGCTACCCTGATCCACGAATAATTTTCTTTAACAAATTCTCTAGCATTTACACTATAAATATCCCTTTCCTTATTATCTTGTAATATACTTACAATAGCATCTGCTAATTTTATACTATTTTTTGGAGGAACTAAAACACCATTAACATGATTTTCAATTATTTGAGGAATCCCACCTACTTCTGTACCAATAACTGGTACTCCACATGCCATAGATTCTAATCCACTTAAACTAGTTGCTTCTTTTAAAGAAGGTAATACAGAAATGTCACCTAAAGAATAATATCTGGGCATATCTTCTGAAGGAATCGGACCTGTTAATATGATATATTTATTTAAACTAGCTTCATTGATGTAGTCTAAAATTTCTCTTTTTTCAGATTCTGGATGGTCAATTGGGAAATCTCCAACGAAAACAAACTTTATTTTTCCATTTAATCTTTTTATTATTTCAGGAATAGCTTTAACTAAATAAATAACACCATTCTTTTTGGCAAATCTTCTAGCACAGACAACTACCTTTTCATCTTGTTTTATTTTTAATTCTCTTTTTAACTCTTGAACATTAATATTAGGGGTAAATCTATCTAAATCAACACCATTAGATATATAATGCACTTTATCTACAGGGTATCCTAACTCTACTGTCTTTTCACAAAGTTCTTTACTAGGTGCAATAATTTCTCTTGCATGAAATATATCTTTTTTTAATCTATCATATTCCTTCTTTTCCATTCGTAGTAAAAAGGTTGAACTATGATTCGTAAAAACTATATTATCAAAATTAATTTTTCTAGTAACATATGAATCATGAGTTAAACAATGCCAATGTAAAATATCAATACTATACTTTTTTAATATTTTTTTTAAATAATAATAATATAGAATTCTCATATTCAATCCTCTAATTTTGGGAATATCAATAATAGGAACTCTTATGACCTTCATCCCTTTGTCATCTTCAACGTTTATCTTGAAATTTTTTTGTTCTTTAAAACTACATTTTGTAAAAACGACAACATTATGTCCCAATTTAACTAAAGCTCTCCCTAATTCTGCTACATGATTAGCTATTCCCCCGATATTCGGGAGATAATCACTTGAAAATAAACATATGTTCATTTACAAAAATCCTCCCATTTATCGAATACCTAGTCTTAGTCTTATTATATCTTTCATGAATAACCAATTTAAAAATAATTATATAAAATTCTATTAGCTATATAAACTTTTAATCCCTCTTGTTTAGCTGGATACAATAAGTGTTTTTTATTTTTATTTTCATAAAAGTTATAATTATATTTATCAATAATATATTTAAATTTTTTATTAATGATTCTAACCTCCAAAGGATTTATTTCTTCTTTCCATTTAAACAATCTTTCTGAGGAAATCGTTTTGAATTTTTTCCCTGTTGTACTGTTTCCATGCCACTGTTGGCCTTGAACAGTTGGTTTGTATAAAATTTCTTCTTTAGCTATATCTAAAAAATCACTAATTTCATTAATAATTTTTTTTGGTTTTGTAACCAAATCTTCATATTTTATTACTAAATAATCCTTTGTAATTATCCTTTGATTTTTTTCTAAAAAATAATAACTATTATAAAGAGAGGCTATTATCCTCTTTAAAAATGGATATCCTCTTTTTGATTTAAACTTCCTTATCGAAACTAAATTTGAATAAGGATTCCTAATTATATGAACAAATTTAGCATTTGGGAATATTTTTTTTAATTCTATAGCAAATTCAGCATTTTCTACTGACTTTTCAACAACTCTAATGTCATTTGGTAATTCCTCATTATATAAAGAATAATACATTGCTTCTATATAATTTTCAATTGATTTTTTTATATTACTATAATCGGTCCCTTGTTTTATTTTTTCTTTAAATTTCGTAATATCCCATAATCCTCTTGTATCACTATCAGCAAATCCACCTGGTGTTGTATTTGATTTGTCTATCCACTCTATATAATTATTAATAATTTGTTTTTCATTTATATTTTCTGGATATTGTCTTCTAATGCCATAATCAACCCAATAACCATTATGTTGAAAAAAATGAGCCTCAATAGGAATAACAAAAAGCTCACTATGACCATCAAAAAGGCTTCTTAATAAACTTGTTCCAGATTTATGTGCACCTAATATAAAAATAGGGTTTTTATTCATTAATTTACCTCCTACATCATTTCCATTTTGATAATTTCCATGTCTTAAAACTTATATTACTTTTTTCTATAATACAGTTTTCCCACTAATTTCTTTAAAACAAGCAAGTCTTCAGTAGATAAACCACCTATGAAGTAATATATTATTGCAGTCATAACAAAGAATAAGAATGTTAATAATAACAATTTAATAAGCCAAAAAATTTGTATAATATTATTTAAATAATAAACCAACATAAAACTAATTGTCACAGAGCCAACTACTTTAAAATAATCAAAATTATATGGATGAATTTTATGATCTTTATATACTAATAAAAGTTTTATTATATTGGTTAGTGATACTGATATTAATGATGCAACCGCTGCTCCATTTATTCCATAGTTGGGTATTAAAGCATAGTTTAATGTTACATTCATACCCACAACTAATATGTTGGTATACAATTCATAATGAGGATGCCCTGTCATAACATTAATATATCCTGCAGAACCCACGCCAGCATTAACAACCTGACCTATTGATATTAATACTAAAGCTGTTGATCCAGCTATAAACTCTTTTCCAAACAGATGCATTATATCCCTGTTAAAGAGTAAAATAATAGAAAAAGCAACTAAATTAATTGCTAAAATCCATTTTGTAATTATTTTATACATAGCTGCAAGTTTATCCATTTCCCCTTTATGGTGTAAAGAAGAAATCATTGGTGCAAACATGGTATTAAAAGCTATTAGGATAAAACTGCTCATTGTACCTATTCTTAGAGCTATGTTGTAAATGCCAACTTTGTCATCAGAGAGAAAATATCCAATCATAAATGTATCAATTCTATTTATTAAGAATCCTAATAAACCTGTCAACAACAATGGAAAAGAAAACCGGAATACATCTTTTAATAGACCATGATTAATAGATTTAATACTACTTAAAAATCCCATTTTTAAAATTTTATAAAATAAATATAGACTGGTTAAACCTAAAGATATATAGAAAGAAATTAATATACCATAAATTTTAAATCCTAGAAATGAAAATGTTATTATACAGGCTATTTTTACTATGGGAGTTAGTATATTTTGACCCTGAACAAAATATTTTATTATTCCTATTCCCCTGAATATGCCCCGGGATAACTGCGTAAAAGCTAGTAAAATTAATAAAGGCGTAGAATATCTAATTAAATCCACTAACTCCGGACTATTTAATATATTTGTGGCAATAAATTTACTATTAGTTATGATTATAGTAGATAAAACAAAACCAGTTATTAAGGTAAATAATATTGATGAGGTTATTAATCCATTACGTTCTTCCACTTTATTATCATCAACCAATGGTGGCAAAAATGAGACCAGGCCCTGGTCCAGCCCAAACCTGGTTATAATTGGGAAAAAACTAATAAAAGTATAGACATACATAAACCTTCCATAGGCTTCAGCACCCATATATCGGGCGACTATGAAATTAAATACAAGCCCGAATAAAACCCCTATTATGCGACCAATGAAAACTACCCCTGATTTTTTAGTTACATCTAACAGTTCTTCTTCCATTCATTATACCATGCCTTTCTTATTTATAAAATTATAATGTATTAAAGACACTCTTCCATACCATTCCTATGCAATATCTCCCTTATCTCCTTAACCTCCTGGGCTCTTTTCTTATCACAAATAAGAATGGCATCCCTGGTATTTACAATTACTATATCCTTCAATCCAATAGTGGTTACTACTTTATCTTCACTGTGAATTATTGAGTTTTTGGTATCTATACCATAGTGTTTTCCCAGGACAACATTACCATCTTTATCTACTTTCTTAACTCTCTCTAAAGCCGGCCAGCTTCCCAGGTCATCCCAGCCGAAATCACCGGGGATAACATAAATATCACTGGCCTTTTCCATAATACCATAGTCGATAGAAATACCTTCAAGCTCTTTAAACTCTTCCCTGACAACCTTATCTTCCAGATCTGTTCCCAGGGCCTGTCTAATTCGTTCCATGGCTTTACTGAGTTCGGGCATGTGTTTTTCTATCTTATCCTGGATAGTCTCCACCCTCCAGACAAACATCCCGCTGTTCCAGAGGTAGGTTCCCTCTTCCAGAAATTCTCTGGCTGTATCCAGGTCGGGTTTTTCAGTAAACTCCTTAACCTGATAAACCCTGTCCTCGTCTATGGTATGAAGAAGTTCTCCGAAGTGGATATAACCATATCCTGTCTCCGGATGGGTCGGCTCTATCCCGATGGTAACAAGATTCGGTCCGACGGCCGCTGTCATTACCGCTTTTTGTAAAATATTTATAAACCTTTCTTTGTTTTTGATAAGATGATCAGCCGGTAACACAACCATGGTGGATCCCGGGAATTTCTTCTCTATATATAATGAAGCCAGTCCAATACACGCAGCTGTATCCCTTTTATATGGTTCTATTATAATGTTTTCTTCAGGAACTTCAGGAAGCTGTTTTTTTATGGCCTCTTTATAACTTTCATTGGTAGCTATAAATACCTTATCCGGTGGCACCAGTTCTTTTATCCGCTCTACCGTCTCCTGGAGCATGGTCTTCTGGTCATCAGTCAGTTTTAGAAACTGCTTTGGCCTATTGCTCCGGCTTAAGGGCCAGAAACGGGTCCCTTCGCCACCGGCCATTATCAATGCTGTTACCATCTGGTTTGCACCCTTCCTAATTTTCTTCTTCCTTTAAAAATTCACGTAAGAAAACCACAAATACACCTATCATAAATGCCAGAATGCCTGCTATAGCCATATTAAGTCTGGCTCTGTTCCCCAGGGGTCTTGCCGGGGGTACTGCCCTTGCTATAAACTTGACATCACTGGTTTTCTGGGCTTCAGTTATCCGGGCCTCTTCATATTTAGCAGCCAGCATCTCATAGGTTTTTTGTATATCATTAACCCTCTGTTCAAGCTGTTTTTCAATAATCCTGTTTCGTCCTATAAATGTCTGAAGCTTTTTAACCTCTTCTTCAAGGCTGTCTCTGGCTTCTCTGTAAAAGGCCAGTTGATTCTGTAAATGATCCAGCTCTATTCTGGTGTTAATCAAATCATTTCTCAGGTTACGGTAACTTAAAGCTTCTTTTTCATATAGCTTACGGTAGTGAGCTACATCTGCCTCCAGGTTGTCCATTTCTTGCTCCCAGCTGTGGAGCTTGACCTGAAGTTGTTTTAATTCTTCAGTTTCAACCTTAATAAGTTTTTCATAATGGGCTATTTCCTGAGGCAGGCTTTCCACCTGTATTGTAGCATTAGTCAGTCTCTTTTTCAACTGACTATATATGGGGTGTACGTGTCAAGAAAAGGTAGGAAGAATATTTCACCTCAAACAACCCATAAATATTTATTCTAAATAGTTGCCAGTCCTCTTATTGCTTTTACCCAATCTTTACCGCTATCTGGACCATTTATTGCAGGTATTTTTGCCTGTAACCACTTACTCCAATCCCTGTCCACTTTCTTAAACATATATTTTATTTTCCTTACCGGGTTTTTTATTGTGTAATACTGATCTCCAAGTCTTTCTTTTAATTCCTTGTTATGTTTTAACATTAAAATTCTAGCCATTGCCTCAGCACCTTTTTTGCTCCAATTCATTCCCTGGTTCTTCATCCTGCGAGCCACATTCTTATCCACATAGCCCTCAGCTGCTCCCATCCCATGTAATTCTTTATTCCTTAATTCTGTTGGTATTCGATATCTGTAATCTAATAAGTGCTCTTCATACTTTTTAAAATGCTTTATTATTTTCCTCCTCTTTTCTCGGTTTTCAGCTGTTTCTCCCATACATATTAACGATTCCAATGTGTCCAGAAATACCTGCTTTCTTCCTTCTGCTAATACCCTGCATAAATCATCTGCAACTTCTCTTCCAAAGTATAATCCTATATCTCTTTTTATATGATACCTATCCAGTTGTACTATTATATTTTCAAAGTATTCCTTACTGGTCTTTTGTATCCAGCTGGCACCGTCCCCGTTTAATACTACTAAAGTGTTTTCAAGATTATATTTTTTGCTTATTTGATGGATTAATTCTTCATAAAAGTCATCTGCTTTTCCATAGACTCCTGCTACTATTTGTGGCTCCTTCAATCTCTTCCGTTTTTTTGCTGGACTAGTGTATTCCCAGCCCTCATGGATTAATCCCAGTTTGATTTCCAGCTTCTTTCCTCCTTCTTCCTGACTACCAACCATTATCCCGTCAGCTTCAATGAATAGTAGTGGTATTTCTTTTTCCTCTCCTTTTAAAATCTTACCTCCAGTGAATACTTCCTCTTTTTCATGTTTGAGTCTCTCTGACTCCCTTTTTCCAAAATCCCTGACTTCATTAAAGATAGTTGTATGGCTTAAATGGGGAAAACCGGCTTCAGCCAGTACTTCCTCCACTTGCCTGTAGCTCATCTTACTTGCCAGTATTACCAGCAGTTTTAGGTATTCTCCACTTACTCTTTTTTTCTTTTTTAACCCCAGTTTTTTGTCCAGTAAAATGACGCTTTTTCCTGTTTTTTGGTCTTTATATAGTCGCCTTCTAAG encodes:
- a CDS encoding flippase; the encoded protein is MEEELLDVTKKSGVVFIGRIIGVLFGLVFNFIVARYMGAEAYGRFMYVYTFISFFPIITRFGLDQGLVSFLPPLVDDNKVEERNGLITSSILFTLITGFVLSTIIITNSKFIATNILNSPELVDLIRYSTPLLILLAFTQLSRGIFRGIGIIKYFVQGQNILTPIVKIACIITFSFLGFKIYGILISFYISLGLTSLYLFYKILKMGFLSSIKSINHGLLKDVFRFSFPLLLTGLLGFLINRIDTFMIGYFLSDDKVGIYNIALRIGTMSSFILIAFNTMFAPMISSLHHKGEMDKLAAMYKIITKWILAINLVAFSIILLFNRDIMHLFGKEFIAGSTALVLISIGQVVNAGVGSAGYINVMTGHPHYELYTNILVVGMNVTLNYALIPNYGINGAAVASLISVSLTNIIKLLLVYKDHKIHPYNFDYFKVVGSVTISFMLVYYLNNIIQIFWLIKLLLLTFLFFVMTAIIYYFIGGLSTEDLLVLKKLVGKLYYRKK
- a CDS encoding mannose-1-phosphate guanylyltransferase: MVTALIMAGGEGTRFWPLSRSNRPKQFLKLTDDQKTMLQETVERIKELVPPDKVFIATNESYKEAIKKQLPEVPEENIIIEPYKRDTAACIGLASLYIEKKFPGSTMVVLPADHLIKNKERFINILQKAVMTAAVGPNLVTIGIEPTHPETGYGYIHFGELLHTIDEDRVYQVKEFTEKPDLDTAREFLEEGTYLWNSGMFVWRVETIQDKIEKHMPELSKAMERIRQALGTDLEDKVVREEFKELEGISIDYGIMEKASDIYVIPGDFGWDDLGSWPALERVKKVDKDGNVVLGKHYGIDTKNSIIHSEDKVVTTIGLKDIVIVNTRDAILICDKKRAQEVKEIREILHRNGMEECL
- a CDS encoding sulfotransferase family protein encodes the protein MNKNPIFILGAHKSGTSLLRSLFDGHSELFVIPIEAHFFQHNGYWVDYGIRRQYPENINEKQIINNYIEWIDKSNTTPGGFADSDTRGLWDITKFKEKIKQGTDYSNIKKSIENYIEAMYYSLYNEELPNDIRVVEKSVENAEFAIELKKIFPNAKFVHIIRNPYSNLVSIRKFKSKRGYPFLKRIIASLYNSYYFLEKNQRIITKDYLVIKYEDLVTKPKKIINEISDFLDIAKEEILYKPTVQGQQWHGNSTTGKKFKTISSERLFKWKEEINPLEVRIINKKFKYIIDKYNYNFYENKNKKHLLYPAKQEGLKVYIANRILYNYF
- a CDS encoding glycosyltransferase family 4 protein is translated as MNICLFSSDYLPNIGGIANHVAELGRALVKLGHNVVVFTKCSFKEQKNFKINVEDDKGMKVIRVPIIDIPKIRGLNMRILYYYYLKKILKKYSIDILHWHCLTHDSYVTRKINFDNIVFTNHSSTFLLRMEKKEYDRLKKDIFHAREIIAPSKELCEKTVELGYPVDKVHYISNGVDLDRFTPNINVQELKRELKIKQDEKVVVCARRFAKKNGVIYLVKAIPEIIKRLNGKIKFVFVGDFPIDHPESEKREILDYINEASLNKYIILTGPIPSEDMPRYYSLGDISVLPSLKEATSLSGLESMACGVPVIGTEVGGIPQIIENHVNGVLVPPKNSIKLADAIVSILQDNKERDIYSVNAREFVKENYSWIRVAKDTLDVYKKIL
- a CDS encoding glycosyltransferase family 4 protein, whose amino-acid sequence is MFIKKYFSFFGGISIKRILIINVETQFGGAEKSIVDIFKKISEKEEYEVLFLVENSKMKNILNKENIKFKVISLGKLNKNIVGISKLLYGNLLVFIEILQYKPHIVFSNTDISHMISFLSCFLTNIPFILILRDYRFKKIAKTLLEPFVKNIVCVSEHLKNFYKGGNKYEVIPNGIIVNDIINSQYRLIYRHKYAKNNEIIYGVAARFARWKGLDKLIKAFNLANKNINNFNAKLLIAGSAQESTEQYNYYLELKELIKKLGIEDKVSFIGWIEDPLEFFYNCDVIISSSITKYGGPESFGRTIIEAWSVKKPVITTNCGGPSYIVEDGKTGLKVNEENLIVEMKNAILELYKSKKKRKKIGNEGFRRVSDTYNIDKVIQNYLKLIKYNSL